The sequence ATAGTAGTTGACGTTACttgaagttataaattttgatcattcaaatttttatgcgCAATTTTCTGtcagatttaaatttacgtctacgctttaaatttttttccacaattTTCTGATTCAATTTGAATTACTATTATggctgtaaatttattttaacttttagttGATATTGTACTTATATTACAGTCAAAGTTTGAAACATCAGAACTTGACGTCAGTTTATTGGAAACACTGAAcaataagtttttgaataaaaagtgTTTAGTGAAATTGACtcagtttttgaaataaaaaattaataaaaatgttaaaaaaacttGTTCGTCTTGAAGatcaaaagtttattttcaaattgacgACAAATTAACGTCAACTATTTGTACACAAAGTTTTCACAGAGAGtttgaagtaaaatttaagCCGTAGACTTATCAATTTGCGATCAACTTGACTactattggaaatttttgaattaaaactcTGGTTATCTGggctattttataaaaatcagaaaaaatttatgtacgagcatatttatcaataagactataaatttatcacatcTTTATCAacagtaatgataattattcataaagtTTCCTTTTTATTACACAGTTGCTGAGCGCCACTAAATCTGTATGTAGTCCAAGTTTCTAGTAGATTGTACTAAATGTTGtatttaacattataaaatattattattttttgtatcaagtatttataagtattccttgataattttttattaatatcttaTATTGACATcccataatttaaataaaataaaaaatttttaaattaaatttaacttgtgtaataattaaaaatttaaaaaatacaaaaatactaataacaagtgatataattataattattaaatgaactgttggtatataaaataaaatacaaatttataaatttaaattttttattagcaaaccggtattttcaatataaataattactgataTACAGGGGGGCGTTTTAAATCTCGATGTATTGAGGTCCTCTTGCGATATGAGTTTGTAATCGTTGATTTCCTATCTCTATTTCacacttattaaataaatcaaatgtttaatataatttataattaaacaaaaaaatattgcaatgaattttttaaaaattataaaaaatgcacttacaGTTATTGtggattttatcaataattagtattgtCTTTTAATACCTATTTcctgtattaaataaattattaaaatggaaGGAGTTAATGGACAACTGCAGACTAAGTATCAAAAAGTTGTTGCTGAATATTCAaaggttatttatttaaatttatttttagttctaGTACAAGTTTTACGTAAATCTGTATCTTCAGTCTTTAGCAAGTCTGCAACATCAGTTTTGGATATCAGATAACATATCAAGTGAATCTGTAGCAGTACTTGTTGAAGATCCGCTAGCTCAGATTTGCTGCAGAATTGCTTAAAATATCTGGACATAAGTCCTTAAGAAGAATCTTAAACAAAACTTGATGAAATCTGCAGCAAGTAGACTTATAAGACTTGTTTAAATCATTGATAAAAAACTTGCTGAAGAACTGTCAAACAACTTCCTGAAGACAATGCTAATAGGAttgatagataataaatttatatttggtATTATTTCAGATACGTGCTCAAGCTAGTGTTCTAAAAAAGGCTGTGATTGATGAACAGACACGAAACAGTGAACTTAAGGAACAATTAAAGGAAAGAGATGTTTCATTAAGACGCGCAGAACAAGAATTagatagtttaatttttcgtaATCAACAATTAACTAAGAGAGTTACTGTCTTACAAGACGAACTTGAtaaatcacaaaataaatcgaaaaaaggTAAAAGTAAATCATCGGAAAATAAAGATCAACCACCGCCACCACCCAATCATGTTTATgtagaagaatttaaaaaaaaaattgttgaaaatgcACAGCTTCAATCAGTTATTTCTGACAAAGATAATGAAATTGACGAGCTTAGTGATAGAATAAAACATCTTGAGTACAAACTTGATTTGTCGGAAAAATCTCGAATTGAATTGGATAGTAAATTTCaagataaaatagataaattagaacgagataaaaatgaattaattaaaaaattaaatgatcgTCAAAAACACGATGAAACAGTTTCGTGGTCTAGTATTGAGGGAAAATGGAGTTATGATTGTGAtttaaaaacaacaataacaaaccATCGTCAGGTTGATCATTCACCTTTATCATCACCTTCTGTTTCTCGTCGATCATCTAAATCAATTGGTGATATAAGATTACAAAAAACACCAGAATATCAAGATGATACCAATAATGAATTTGAATACTCGAAAATTTATGACTTAGAAAAAGAATTAAGTCAATATAAAAGtgattattatatattgaaaaataaatatgatgaattacaggaaaaaaataattatattttacagcaagttgattcaaataatttagagcctgtagaaattaataatatggtacttttttgaattattatttattttaatataatttattttaagacttaaaatatttgtttttttacagatTGGAAGTTTGAAAGCTCCGTTTGCATTGCCAGATGAAATTGAAGCACGTGAagctaaaataaaagattatttCCAACgagaaattgataaattgataacagaaaaacaaatttatcatGCGAAAAATCTTGCCATTGCTGCcagtgtaaatattaataattatatactgaAGTGGAACTCAAttatatattgattttattattatttcagaatCAAGTGATGAGTGTACATTTAGATACGAGTGAAGAAAAGCGTAAAAAATGTGAAACTGCTTTATTGGAAGCTTTGTCGAATTGGACAAGTTCACAAGAAGATAAAGAAGTTCAAGAAGGAAGTTATACAAGTCAACTCAGTACAATGACTGAACATCTCGCTAATATGAATGAGAAACTTATTCAGCAAACTGAAGAAATCCAACAATTGAAATATGAACTCAgcaataaagtaatttaaatatatttaatatagtaattattatactattatattattaatatatttttttctcattatagaatgaaaaaaaaggaaagcaaaaataattataattattactattataaaagGATGACAttccattaataaaattatttaattaatgtaaatatatgaaaatgcataagaaaaaatggaaaaaataatcaaataactgggtattaattttgttaatacgtttttttaattgatcgtTAATTtagtatatacatttttatttttattcttattaaataaaggataaattgaattatcaattaaataataaaataatataaacaatgaattatatat comes from Microplitis demolitor isolate Queensland-Clemson2020A chromosome 8, iyMicDemo2.1a, whole genome shotgun sequence and encodes:
- the LOC103576062 gene encoding protein phosphatase 1 regulatory subunit 21, yielding MEGVNGQLQTKYQKVVAEYSKIRAQASVLKKAVIDEQTRNSELKEQLKERDVSLRRAEQELDSLIFRNQQLTKRVTVLQDELDKSQNKSKKGKSKSSENKDQPPPPPNHVYVEEFKKKIVENAQLQSVISDKDNEIDELSDRIKHLEYKLDLSEKSRIELDSKFQDKIDKLERDKNELIKKLNDRQKHDETVSWSSIEGKWSYDCDLKTTITNHRQVDHSPLSSPSVSRRSSKSIGDIRLQKTPEYQDDTNNEFEYSKIYDLEKELSQYKSDYYILKNKYDELQEKNNYILQQVDSNNLEPVEINNMIGSLKAPFALPDEIEAREAKIKDYFQREIDKLITEKQIYHAKNLAIAASNQVMSVHLDTSEEKRKKCETALLEALSNWTSSQEDKEVQEGSYTSQLSTMTEHLANMNEKLIQQTEEIQQLKYELSNKNEKKGKQK